A section of the Agrobacterium tumefaciens genome encodes:
- a CDS encoding efflux RND transporter permease subunit yields MAHFFIRRPVFAWVIAIVIMLGGALAIWTLSISQYPDIAPTTVRVSATYNGASAETVEKSVTTIIEDGMTGLDDLTYMTSSSSTGSAEVTLTFGNSILPDIAQVQVQNKLQLVQSQLPDTVQQRGIQVSRSTSSILMVGALISTDGKRNSADLGDVFSSRVEDQIKRLEGVGSINVFGSEYAMRIWLDPFKLNKYQLTTADVTGAIESQNTQVSVGSLGAVPAVKGQQLNVTVTAQSQLTTVADFEKVILKVEKDGATVRLSDVARIEIGQETYGGDSRSNGRPSAGFAVNLATGANALDTAARVKAALTNVEGSLPEGVSIEYPYDTTPFVKLSIEKVVHTLIEAIILVFVVLLVFLQNLRATFIPMIAVPVVLLGTFGVLALTGYSINTLTMFAMVLAIGLLVDDAIVVVENVERIMSEEGLSPVEATEKSMGEITGAIIGIALVLTAVFIPMAFFGGSTGIIYRQFSITIVSAMLLSAVVAIVLTPALCATMLKPIDHHKKQRGPGAWFNRGFGRTTDGYVSTIGYLLKRPLRVMIIFAVVIGGCVWFFSKLPSSFLPQEDQGVLLTIIQTPTGSNIERTNEVVKQVESYFREKEAANVESVFGVLGFSFSGSGQNNAIVFTKLKDFEERTAPAQHAGAIVQRAMGTFFGFRDAQVFPLLPPAIQGMGTSSGFSMYLVDSGRNGTDALTASSKELIALATGNPKISSLRSDSQDNETQMKIVLDQEKMGAMGVDLSSVNLMLSTIFAGRDVNDFTLNGELKPVYVQGDAPYRMQPDDLKFWYARNTNGEMVPFSSFSEVKWINAPPSLARFNGTGAISLEGTAGAGVASGDAMDEMERLTASLPGGYTVAWQGISYQERLSGSQAPMLYALSVLIVFLCLAALYESWSIPFSVIMAVPVGVLGALTAAHFFGQSNDVYFKVGLLTTIGLAAKNAILIVEFAKERQEHGLGLMEATLEAAKLRLRPIIMTSLAFILGVVPLAIATGAGSAAQNAIGIGVLGGMLSATLLGIFFVPSFFVIIRRLSRR; encoded by the coding sequence ATGGCCCATTTCTTCATCCGGCGCCCCGTTTTTGCATGGGTTATTGCCATCGTCATCATGCTGGGCGGTGCCCTTGCTATCTGGACCCTGTCCATTTCGCAATATCCGGACATCGCGCCGACGACGGTTCGTGTCAGCGCCACCTATAACGGCGCCAGTGCCGAAACCGTCGAAAAATCGGTGACGACCATCATCGAGGACGGCATGACCGGTCTCGATGACCTCACCTATATGACCTCGTCATCCTCGACGGGAAGCGCCGAAGTGACGCTGACCTTCGGCAACAGCATCCTGCCTGACATCGCGCAGGTTCAGGTACAGAACAAGCTCCAGCTCGTTCAGTCGCAGCTGCCCGATACCGTGCAGCAGCGCGGCATCCAGGTCAGCCGCTCGACATCGAGCATCCTCATGGTCGGCGCGCTCATTTCCACCGATGGCAAGCGCAACTCCGCCGACCTTGGCGACGTCTTCTCCTCCCGCGTCGAAGACCAGATCAAGCGTCTCGAAGGTGTCGGCAGCATCAACGTGTTCGGTTCGGAATATGCCATGCGTATCTGGCTGGACCCGTTCAAGCTCAACAAGTACCAGCTGACCACGGCCGACGTCACCGGCGCCATCGAAAGCCAGAACACCCAGGTTTCCGTCGGCTCTCTCGGTGCTGTGCCCGCGGTCAAGGGTCAGCAGCTGAATGTTACGGTCACGGCACAGAGCCAGCTCACCACCGTTGCCGACTTCGAAAAGGTCATTCTGAAAGTCGAGAAAGACGGTGCGACCGTTCGCCTGAGTGACGTCGCGCGTATTGAGATCGGCCAGGAAACCTATGGCGGCGATTCCCGCTCCAATGGCCGTCCTTCGGCCGGCTTTGCGGTCAACCTCGCGACAGGCGCAAATGCGCTCGACACCGCGGCCCGCGTCAAAGCGGCTTTGACCAATGTCGAAGGTTCCCTGCCCGAGGGCGTCTCAATCGAGTATCCCTACGACACGACCCCCTTCGTCAAGCTGTCTATCGAAAAGGTGGTCCACACACTGATCGAAGCGATCATCCTCGTCTTCGTCGTGTTGCTGGTCTTCCTCCAGAACCTCAGGGCCACCTTCATTCCGATGATCGCCGTGCCGGTCGTGCTTCTCGGTACCTTCGGTGTTCTGGCACTCACCGGATATTCCATCAACACGCTGACCATGTTTGCCATGGTTCTGGCCATCGGCCTCCTCGTCGACGACGCTATCGTTGTCGTTGAAAACGTCGAGCGCATCATGTCGGAAGAGGGTCTGTCACCGGTCGAGGCGACCGAGAAGTCGATGGGCGAAATCACTGGTGCAATCATCGGCATCGCACTCGTCCTGACCGCCGTCTTCATTCCGATGGCTTTCTTTGGTGGGTCGACGGGCATCATCTACCGCCAGTTCTCGATCACCATCGTGTCGGCGATGCTGCTTTCGGCCGTTGTCGCCATCGTGCTGACGCCGGCGCTGTGCGCCACCATGCTGAAGCCGATCGACCACCACAAGAAGCAGCGCGGGCCGGGTGCGTGGTTCAATCGCGGCTTCGGCAGGACGACGGATGGCTATGTCTCCACCATCGGCTATCTCCTGAAACGCCCGTTGCGCGTCATGATCATCTTTGCGGTCGTCATCGGTGGCTGCGTCTGGTTTTTCAGCAAGCTGCCAAGCTCGTTCCTGCCACAGGAAGACCAGGGTGTGCTCCTGACCATCATCCAGACCCCGACGGGTTCGAACATCGAACGCACCAATGAGGTGGTAAAACAGGTCGAGAGCTACTTCCGCGAAAAAGAAGCTGCCAATGTCGAATCGGTGTTTGGCGTGCTTGGCTTCAGCTTCAGCGGTTCCGGCCAAAACAACGCCATCGTCTTCACCAAGCTCAAGGATTTCGAGGAACGCACGGCGCCGGCGCAACATGCCGGAGCCATCGTTCAACGCGCCATGGGCACCTTCTTCGGTTTCCGCGATGCGCAGGTCTTCCCGCTTCTGCCGCCGGCCATTCAGGGCATGGGCACGTCGAGCGGTTTCTCGATGTATCTGGTGGATAGCGGCCGAAACGGCACCGATGCCCTGACGGCATCATCGAAAGAACTGATCGCGCTTGCCACAGGCAATCCGAAGATCAGCTCGCTCAGAAGCGACAGCCAGGATAATGAAACCCAGATGAAGATCGTTCTCGATCAGGAAAAAATGGGTGCCATGGGGGTCGACCTGTCCTCCGTGAACCTCATGCTGTCGACGATCTTTGCGGGGCGCGATGTCAATGACTTCACGCTCAATGGCGAGTTGAAGCCCGTCTATGTCCAGGGTGACGCCCCCTATCGTATGCAGCCCGACGATCTGAAGTTCTGGTATGCCCGCAACACCAATGGCGAGATGGTGCCTTTCTCTTCCTTTAGCGAAGTCAAATGGATCAATGCCCCGCCATCGCTGGCGCGCTTCAACGGCACGGGGGCGATCTCGCTGGAGGGCACTGCCGGAGCGGGCGTCGCCTCGGGCGACGCAATGGACGAAATGGAGCGTCTGACAGCGAGCCTGCCGGGTGGTTACACGGTGGCCTGGCAGGGCATCTCCTATCAGGAACGCCTCTCGGGTTCGCAGGCGCCGATGCTGTACGCGCTGTCGGTGCTGATCGTCTTCCTGTGCCTTGCCGCCCTTTATGAAAGCTGGTCGATCCCGTTCTCGGTCATCATGGCCGTTCCGGTGGGTGTTCTCGGTGCTTTGACGGCGGCGCATTTCTTCGGTCAGTCGAACGACGTCTACTTCAAAGTCGGCCTTCTGACCACGATCGGGCTTGCGGCAAAGAACGCGATTCTGATCGTCGAATTCGCCAAGGAGAGACAGGAGCACGGACTGGGCCTGATGGAAGCGACTCTGGAGGCGGCGAAGCTGCGCCTGCGCCCGATCATCATGACCTCGCTCGCCTTCATCCTCGGTGTCGTGCCTCTCGCCATCGCAACCGGAGCGGGTTCTGCTGCGCAAAATGCAATCGGCATTGGCGTCCTGGGTGGTATGCTTTCTGCAACACTGCTCGGAATTTTCTTCGTTCCGTCCTTTTTCGTCATCATTCGCCGCCTTTCAAGGCGTTAA
- a CDS encoding efflux RND transporter periplasmic adaptor subunit has product MSRRILPLFASLCVTALLAGCSDGGESNQAPGQGAARPPSPVSVIVMKNSEYPLTTVLPGRASAFQTAEIRPRVTGIIREIPFKEGSEVKQGDVLYQIEDNTYLAEVAQAKANVAKAEASIPSAEANLARYERLVNSGATQIEYENAKVTLLQAQADVAQTKAALETAEINLDLTKVRAPFDGITSATAFSIGNVVTANQTTALTTLRRIDPIYIDLMESSINLLRLKKAISSGQLGGDTKETGIHLTLEDGTEYKHDGKIDMSDMAVSETTGTFSIRALFENPDDLLLPGTYVRATLTIGKEKGFRIPQRAASRNANGDLTAKFVSAENKVETRTFPSSQQSGNAWLVTENVKDGDKLIVDGFQWIADGATVAPVEVTIDDRGIVVLPQQAPPAAAPTK; this is encoded by the coding sequence ATGAGCCGACGTATTTTACCCCTATTTGCTTCTCTGTGTGTCACCGCGCTTCTGGCCGGATGCAGCGATGGCGGAGAAAGCAATCAGGCGCCCGGCCAGGGTGCCGCGCGTCCGCCGTCTCCCGTCAGCGTCATCGTGATGAAGAACAGCGAATATCCGCTGACCACGGTGCTGCCAGGCCGCGCCAGCGCGTTCCAGACCGCGGAGATCCGCCCGCGCGTCACTGGCATCATCCGCGAAATCCCTTTCAAGGAGGGCAGCGAGGTCAAGCAGGGCGACGTTCTCTACCAGATCGAGGACAATACCTATCTGGCGGAAGTGGCGCAGGCCAAGGCCAATGTGGCAAAGGCCGAGGCAAGCATTCCGAGCGCCGAGGCAAATCTTGCCCGCTATGAGCGGCTGGTCAACAGCGGCGCAACGCAGATCGAATATGAAAATGCCAAGGTAACGCTGCTGCAGGCGCAGGCGGATGTGGCCCAGACGAAGGCGGCGCTGGAAACGGCGGAGATCAATCTCGATCTCACCAAGGTCCGCGCACCTTTCGACGGCATTACCAGCGCTACCGCCTTCAGTATCGGCAACGTGGTGACCGCAAACCAGACGACGGCGCTGACCACGCTACGCCGCATCGATCCGATCTACATCGACCTGATGGAGTCCAGCATCAACCTGCTGCGTCTGAAAAAGGCGATCTCGTCCGGTCAGCTTGGTGGCGACACGAAGGAGACAGGCATTCATCTGACTCTAGAAGACGGCACCGAATACAAACACGACGGCAAGATCGACATGTCGGACATGGCGGTGAGCGAAACGACGGGCACCTTCTCCATCCGCGCCCTGTTCGAAAACCCTGACGATCTTCTGCTGCCCGGCACCTATGTTCGCGCCACACTGACGATCGGTAAGGAAAAAGGCTTCCGCATTCCGCAGCGCGCGGCGAGCCGCAACGCCAATGGTGACCTGACCGCAAAGTTCGTATCGGCGGAAAACAAGGTGGAGACCCGCACCTTCCCGTCCAGCCAGCAGTCTGGCAACGCCTGGCTGGTGACGGAAAATGTCAAGGATGGCGACAAGCTCATCGTTGATGGCTTCCAGTGGATCGCCGATGGCGCGACCGTGGCACCGGTCGAAGTAACCATCGACGATCGCGGTATCGTCGTTCTGCCGCAGCAAGCTCCGCCTGCCGCCGCCCCAACGAAATAA
- a CDS encoding TetR family transcriptional regulator → MIEHASKADRKNDRPVKRRPRRSAEETRRDILAKAEELFRERGFNAVAIADIAAALSMSPANVFKNFSSKNALVDALGFEQIGVFERQICPLDKSHPPLERLRHLAHNLMEQHHQDLNKNPYVFEMILMTAKQDMKCGDYYKTVIVKLLAEIIEDGVEAGTYAATDALSLGETVLHALTSVIHPVLIAREDIGNLATRCDQLVDLIDAGLRNPLAK, encoded by the coding sequence ATGATCGAACACGCGAGCAAGGCAGACAGGAAGAATGACCGTCCTGTCAAACGCCGGCCTCGCCGTTCCGCCGAGGAGACCCGGCGGGACATTTTAGCAAAAGCGGAAGAGCTTTTCCGCGAGCGTGGCTTCAACGCCGTGGCGATTGCCGATATTGCCGCAGCGCTCAGCATGTCTCCTGCCAATGTCTTCAAGAATTTCAGCTCGAAGAACGCCCTCGTCGACGCGCTTGGTTTCGAACAGATCGGCGTTTTCGAACGGCAGATCTGTCCGCTCGACAAAAGTCACCCGCCGCTGGAGAGGCTGCGCCATCTCGCGCACAACCTGATGGAGCAGCACCATCAGGATCTCAATAAAAATCCCTACGTCTTCGAGATGATCCTGATGACCGCCAAGCAGGATATGAAATGCGGCGATTATTATAAAACCGTCATCGTGAAACTGCTGGCCGAAATCATAGAGGATGGCGTTGAGGCTGGAACCTACGCAGCAACCGACGCTCTTTCTCTTGGCGAAACCGTGCTGCATGCGTTGACCAGCGTCATCCATCCCGTCCTCATCGCCCGGGAAGATATCGGCAATTTAGCAACACGTTGTGATCAACTCGTCGATCTGATCGATGCGGGATTACGCAATCCACTTGCTAAGTGA